The nucleotide window AAGACGCCTACGCAATCGCTCAGGATGTCCCATTGGGTCGCGGCTGGCAGGGGAATCCCCAGACTACCCTGCAGCCTTTCCAGGCGGTTGAAGGGAAGCCCGCTTCCGTACTTGAGTAGAGCAATCATTGCGGCTGATTCGGCGCCATACTTTCGCGAGCCCACCTCCGGCGGCGCCGGGGCTGTGAAAATCTCCCCGCATAGGTTACAGCGCAGCTTCTGCAGTTCAAAGACCGTAGCGTTTAGAGGGGCCTGTCCGGTTACACGCACCAAACGGCCCGGCTCGGCGGTCTCATAGACGGTGCCCTTGTTACATTCGGGACACGAATCGCCCGGTTTGAGCGTTGGGTGTGATATCTTGACCTTTTTGGCACCGGTGTAAGCATCAGCGCCATTGCGGCCGTGGCCTTTGGCCTTCGCCGCCGCCGCTGGTGGCCCGGGGGATTCTTTACCCTCCGCCTTCGAATTACTGCCGGCTTCTTCCAGAGCCTTCTGGAATACCTTTTGCGTCTTCTCCGTGGTCGTCCCGAAGAGCAGTTGCTTGAGCCGCTGGACCGAGACCCGATTCTTCTCCAACTCCTGCGTCAGAAACAACAGGGTCTTCAGGGCATCGTGAAGCTTGTCGTATTCCTCCGGGCTCAGGCTCGACTTAACCCGTTCCAGGATCGCCTCCAATTCGCTCATCGAAAGCTCGATCCGTTCCGGGCCGCTGGGAGCAGTTGATTTGCCTTGGTATCGGCCTGACTTGCCACGCTGTCTCCTGATTCTTCGCCGATTGCTCATCACAATCCATCCCCCACATCATCGAATTACAGTGGAAACTAACAGATATATTATCGGACGAAGGCAAATTTTACTTCAAAATATTCCGGCTAGAGCAGAACTGTAAAAGCAAGCTTCTTTATTTACGGTCCTGCCTCCACCCGCCGCCAGGGCCGAACCCCCTGGGCCGCCTCCGGATTCCCGCCGGACAGCAGGACTGCCAGTTGGTGGGCTTGCAGGGTCTGGGCCGCCGCCGAGACCTGCTGCGGCCACCACGGAAACCGACCCTTCGACCACCGTTTCTGGCACAACCAGAAGCCTTGACCATCATAGACCAGGATCTTGATCGCCTTGCGGCTCTTATTACGGAAGACGAAGACGCTGCCGCTGAACGGATCGCTGCCCAATGCCTCGCGACAAATCCGGGCCAGACCGTCGATGCCTTTGCGAAAATCCGCCGGCTCCACCGCCACCAGAATCCGCATGTGGGGGGTTAACTGGATCATCGGTCCCCGTTCCAGAGGCTGCTGCTGAGGGCCGCCAGGTCGGGCAGTTCCCGGCCCTGGAGGTGGATGCGAATCCTGGCGCCTTGGCCATCTTCGCATTCGATGGTGCATTCGACATTCGCCTGCGGCCCGGCAGGCAGCAGTTCCAAAAATGGGGCTGGGGCTATTGGCTTTGACGCCTCACCTGAAACCGCATGCTCCATGCGTTTTTTCAGGCTATTGTAGTCGAGCCGTAGGGTTCGTGCGGTCTTGTTGAGTCCATACTCCCGTGCCAGTTGGGCCGCCAGAGACCAAAGATGCTCCGGCAATCTGGTAGGCGGTTTATGGGTGCGGCGCCACTTTTCAAAGCATTTACGACCCCGGGCCAGCTTTGTCGGCAAA belongs to Deltaproteobacteria bacterium and includes:
- the tnpB gene encoding IS66 family insertion sequence element accessory protein TnpB, with the protein product MIQLTPHMRILVAVEPADFRKGIDGLARICREALGSDPFSGSVFVFRNKSRKAIKILVYDGQGFWLCQKRWSKGRFPWWPQQVSAAAQTLQAHQLAVLLSGGNPEAAQGVRPWRRVEAGP